In Alicyclobacillus macrosporangiidus CPP55, a single window of DNA contains:
- a CDS encoding hydantoinase/oxoprolinase family protein, which translates to MTSRIQVLGIDAGGTMTDTFFVDTNGNFVVGKAQSTPQDESVGLVNSSVDALAQWNLTVEDVFPQLVTAVYSGTAMLNRIVQRKGMRVGLIVNRGMEDFHRMGRSVQSYLGYSYEDRLHLNTHRYDPPLVPRELTFGVTERVDMFGQVVIPLREQEAYEAARQLVSRGVEGIVISFLHAYKNPAHERRVRDIVLEVVRESGKNIPVFASSDYYPVRKESHRTNTTILEAYAAEPSRKTLVQINERFKQYGARFDLRVMASHGGTISWTAKELARTAVSGPIGGVIGTRYLGEQLGYRNIAATDIGGTSFDMALVVQGQFTIQHDPDMARLVLSLPLVQMDSVGSGAGSYVRIDPYTRAIRIGPDSAGYRVGVCWRESGVETVTISDCHVVLGYINPENFLGGQIRLDVERARRAIEEQIARPLGLSVEEAAAGVIELLDTRLRDHLRAMISGKGYHPSDFVCFSYGGAGPVHTYGYTDGLGFQEIIVPAWAAGFSAFGCAAAEFEYRYDKSLDINVAPDADAAERLQAVEELQSAWTELAEKVIEEFRLNGYSADQVTLLPGYRMMYRGQLNDLEIDSPLGRVETAEDWNVLTDAFENTYARVYAKAARSPELGFTITGAIMRGLVESVKPRIPEEAYGGITPPREAHRGQRPFYFRKGWVKADVWDMDTLRAGNQIEGPAIIEAPATTFVVPPGWVTTLDSHRLFHLKRVE; encoded by the coding sequence ATGACGAGCCGCATTCAGGTGCTGGGGATCGATGCTGGCGGGACGATGACGGACACCTTTTTTGTGGATACAAACGGGAACTTCGTCGTCGGCAAGGCACAGAGCACACCCCAGGACGAGTCGGTCGGATTGGTCAATTCGTCTGTCGATGCGCTGGCGCAGTGGAATCTCACCGTGGAAGACGTCTTTCCGCAACTGGTCACCGCGGTGTACTCAGGCACCGCGATGCTCAATCGCATCGTTCAGCGAAAAGGCATGCGGGTCGGGCTCATCGTGAACCGGGGGATGGAGGATTTCCACCGGATGGGGCGGTCTGTTCAGTCGTATCTCGGATACTCCTATGAAGATCGCCTTCACCTGAATACCCACCGGTATGATCCGCCGCTTGTGCCACGGGAGCTGACCTTTGGTGTGACCGAGCGGGTGGACATGTTCGGCCAAGTGGTCATTCCATTGCGTGAACAGGAAGCGTACGAAGCGGCCCGGCAACTGGTGTCCCGAGGTGTGGAAGGGATTGTCATCAGTTTCTTGCACGCGTACAAAAATCCGGCTCATGAACGGCGTGTCCGGGACATCGTGCTTGAGGTGGTTCGCGAGTCGGGGAAAAACATTCCCGTGTTCGCTTCCTCGGACTATTATCCGGTGCGCAAGGAATCCCACCGGACCAACACCACCATTCTGGAGGCGTACGCTGCGGAGCCGTCGCGCAAGACGTTGGTCCAGATCAACGAGCGATTCAAACAGTACGGCGCCCGCTTCGACTTGCGGGTGATGGCCAGCCACGGCGGCACCATCAGCTGGACGGCCAAGGAATTGGCCAGGACGGCCGTATCGGGTCCCATCGGGGGTGTCATCGGGACGCGTTACTTGGGTGAACAGCTGGGTTACCGAAACATCGCCGCCACCGACATCGGCGGGACCAGCTTTGATATGGCGCTGGTCGTGCAGGGGCAATTCACCATCCAACACGACCCGGACATGGCCCGGTTGGTCTTGTCGTTGCCGCTCGTGCAGATGGACAGTGTGGGCTCCGGTGCCGGGAGTTACGTGCGGATCGATCCCTACACGCGGGCCATCCGTATCGGTCCGGACAGCGCAGGGTACCGCGTTGGCGTGTGCTGGCGGGAAAGCGGTGTCGAGACGGTCACCATATCGGATTGCCACGTGGTGCTGGGGTACATCAATCCGGAGAATTTCTTGGGCGGGCAGATTCGGCTGGACGTCGAACGGGCGCGAAGGGCCATTGAGGAGCAGATCGCTCGTCCGCTGGGGCTCAGCGTGGAGGAGGCCGCGGCTGGCGTCATTGAGCTGCTCGACACGAGGCTGCGGGATCATCTGCGCGCCATGATCAGCGGGAAAGGGTATCACCCCTCCGACTTCGTGTGCTTCTCCTACGGCGGGGCGGGTCCCGTGCACACGTACGGGTATACGGACGGGCTGGGCTTCCAGGAGATCATCGTCCCGGCGTGGGCCGCAGGCTTTTCCGCATTCGGCTGCGCGGCCGCGGAGTTTGAGTACCGCTACGACAAGAGCCTGGACATCAACGTGGCACCGGACGCGGATGCCGCCGAACGGCTTCAGGCGGTGGAAGAACTGCAAAGCGCCTGGACGGAGCTTGCGGAAAAGGTGATCGAGGAGTTCCGGCTGAACGGTTACTCGGCCGATCAGGTGACGCTTCTGCCGGGGTACCGGATGATGTATCGCGGACAACTCAACGATCTCGAGATTGATTCGCCGCTCGGCCGGGTGGAGACGGCAGAGGATTGGAACGTGCTGACGGACGCGTTTGAGAACACCTATGCGCGTGTGTACGCGAAGGCCGCCCGGAGTCCGGAGCTCGGCTTCACCATCACCGGTGCCATCATGCGGGGGCTCGTGGAGAGCGTCAAGCCGCGGATCCCGGAGGAAGCGTACGGGGGAATCACGCCACCGCGGGAGGCCCACCGCGGGCAGAGGCCGTTCTATTTTCGCAAGGGTTGGGTGAAAGCGGATGTCTGGGACATGGATACGCTTCGCGCCGGCAATCAGATTGAGGGTCCTGCCATCATCGAGGCGCCTGCGACCACGTTTGTGGTGCCGCCCGGATGGGTCACCACGCTGGATTCCCACCGGCTCTTCCACCTGAAACGGGTGGAGTGA
- a CDS encoding sigma-54-dependent Fis family transcriptional regulator, translating into MGEELAILSPQEVSEKKRVLKNAWEAYVSDQKIVTGVRAPVLESWKRSQSFGIQPGQQQARYAQGVDEVIEWRKESEFFLTAIPILEQVYSQIEETRHILTLTEAHGRIIYLRGDHHILEKAEAMRFTLGADWSEESAGTNAIGTSVYLKKPIQIFSYEHFAQGAHDWVCSASPVYDEHSGKLLGIVDLTAPHEYAQPHTLSMAKMIAAQIQAEHLRVSNDVRRCLHEEYVKARKRWPHEPMVLFDGVFQVIAENPEAQAWIRTIQPFLPDQSVYAVIRDALLTCAGSECTFELLHTGYKATATAIVRRNERIGFLVLLHPKSRPRLGVSHGSLEVTEASPWEKIIGRSPAIHTAIQRAKVVAATNVPILITGESGTGKELFARAVHEASPRRNHPFVAVNIAALPRELMASELFGYEPGAFTGAHPKGKKGKFEEAHGGTLFLDEIGDMPLDLQVYLLRVLQEKKITRLGSSHAVPVDVRIIAATHQHLAQGIARGAFRQDLFYRINVVELSLPPLRERTGDIATIANHFLDRFARQYGRPVTSFAAETLRLFTQYDWPGNVRELQNVVEHAVIFSQTDTITRKDLPAYLQVMGEKAKLLHHRGAQVEHPDPWAEEERKLLAYWLEKLDGNVSEVARRLRRSRSTIYRKMKQYGIDSVRFPLID; encoded by the coding sequence ATGGGAGAAGAGCTGGCGATTTTATCCCCCCAGGAAGTCTCTGAAAAGAAACGGGTGCTCAAGAACGCGTGGGAGGCTTATGTAAGCGATCAAAAGATCGTGACCGGCGTGAGAGCGCCCGTGCTGGAATCGTGGAAACGGAGCCAATCGTTCGGGATTCAGCCTGGACAGCAGCAGGCGCGCTACGCACAAGGCGTGGATGAGGTCATCGAATGGCGGAAGGAGTCCGAGTTTTTCTTAACCGCCATCCCGATCCTGGAACAGGTCTACAGCCAGATCGAAGAGACGAGACACATCCTGACCTTGACAGAGGCCCACGGCCGCATCATCTACCTTCGCGGAGACCATCACATCCTCGAAAAAGCAGAGGCGATGCGGTTTACACTGGGAGCCGACTGGAGTGAAGAATCCGCCGGTACCAACGCCATCGGAACGTCCGTGTATTTGAAGAAGCCGATTCAAATTTTCTCCTATGAACACTTTGCTCAGGGCGCGCATGACTGGGTGTGCTCAGCTTCGCCGGTTTACGATGAACACTCCGGGAAACTGCTCGGCATTGTCGACTTGACCGCCCCTCACGAGTACGCCCAACCTCACACGCTCAGTATGGCGAAGATGATCGCGGCCCAGATCCAGGCTGAGCACCTCCGGGTATCCAATGACGTCAGACGATGCTTGCATGAGGAGTACGTGAAGGCTCGAAAGCGCTGGCCTCATGAACCGATGGTGCTGTTCGACGGTGTCTTTCAAGTCATCGCCGAGAATCCGGAAGCCCAGGCCTGGATTCGTACGATACAACCGTTTCTCCCAGATCAATCCGTGTACGCCGTCATTCGCGACGCACTGCTGACTTGTGCCGGATCCGAATGCACCTTCGAATTGCTGCATACCGGGTACAAGGCGACGGCCACCGCGATCGTCCGAAGGAACGAGCGCATTGGTTTTCTCGTCTTGCTTCATCCGAAGTCCCGTCCGCGGCTCGGTGTGTCCCACGGATCGCTCGAGGTGACCGAAGCCAGTCCATGGGAGAAGATCATCGGGAGGTCGCCCGCCATTCACACCGCCATTCAGCGGGCGAAAGTGGTGGCGGCCACCAATGTGCCCATTCTCATCACCGGGGAGAGCGGCACCGGGAAGGAGTTGTTTGCCCGCGCCGTGCATGAAGCCAGCCCCCGGCGTAACCACCCGTTCGTCGCCGTCAACATCGCCGCACTGCCCCGCGAACTGATGGCCAGTGAATTGTTCGGATATGAGCCGGGCGCCTTCACAGGCGCGCATCCGAAAGGGAAAAAGGGAAAGTTTGAGGAAGCACACGGCGGTACCCTGTTTCTGGATGAGATCGGAGACATGCCGCTGGATCTGCAGGTGTACCTGCTCCGCGTGCTGCAGGAAAAGAAGATTACCCGGTTGGGGTCATCCCACGCGGTACCCGTGGACGTGCGGATCATTGCCGCAACGCACCAACATCTCGCCCAAGGGATTGCTCGGGGTGCGTTCCGCCAAGACCTCTTCTATCGGATCAATGTCGTGGAATTATCTTTGCCGCCGTTACGAGAACGGACAGGCGATATTGCCACGATTGCAAACCACTTCTTGGATAGGTTTGCAAGGCAATACGGGCGCCCTGTGACTTCCTTTGCGGCAGAGACACTCCGCTTGTTCACCCAGTACGACTGGCCAGGCAATGTCCGAGAACTGCAAAACGTCGTGGAACACGCCGTCATCTTCTCTCAAACCGACACCATCACGCGGAAGGACCTGCCCGCGTATCTGCAAGTCATGGGCGAAAAGGCCAAATTGCTGCATCATCGCGGTGCCCAGGTGGAGCATCCGGACCCGTGGGCGGAGGAAGAGAGGAAACTGCTTGCATACTGGCTCGAAAAATTGGACGGCAACGTCAGTGAGGTGGCGCGGCGGCTCCGCCGTTCGCGATCGACCATCTACCGGAAGATGAAACAATACGGGATCGACAGCGTCCGGTTTCCCCTCATCGATTGA
- a CDS encoding N-acetylglucosamine kinase — protein sequence MRLYAGVDGGGTKTQLMIVDADSDQGVTLIGPPANPNTVGWPRAVETVLELIQAGLREMHASPKDLAALCAGIAGVDRLQDREQWSLELGNGFPSAAVEVVNDALPVLSAGTEGRSGVALIAGTGSIAVGEDENGRIARAGGFGYLLGDEGSGFTIGRRGLTAAIQASEGRGPYTQLWEAAREAFGVSHPSDLIPHVYRSPHPVSLVASFSKWVLQCAPDDDVAQAIVHEAIRDLSAMVDAVFSQLPDNIAPNVVVSGGLLVNSPLMEDGLRRAQTNKNIVVLQRSAAAGAVLRAIKLDLCRQADIIHFASVVEWWRSAVDRCKGL from the coding sequence GTGAGGCTTTATGCGGGCGTCGATGGTGGCGGGACGAAGACGCAGCTGATGATCGTGGACGCCGATTCCGATCAGGGTGTAACGCTCATCGGGCCCCCTGCAAATCCCAACACGGTTGGTTGGCCGCGGGCGGTCGAGACGGTATTGGAACTCATCCAAGCGGGACTGCGCGAAATGCACGCTTCTCCGAAGGACCTCGCCGCGCTCTGTGCAGGAATTGCGGGCGTCGACCGTCTGCAGGACAGGGAACAATGGAGCTTGGAGCTTGGCAACGGCTTTCCCTCTGCAGCGGTTGAGGTTGTGAACGACGCTCTTCCGGTCCTCTCCGCGGGTACTGAAGGCCGCTCAGGTGTCGCATTGATTGCGGGAACCGGCTCGATTGCCGTCGGAGAAGACGAGAACGGCAGAATCGCCCGCGCTGGGGGATTTGGCTACTTGCTCGGCGACGAGGGGAGCGGATTCACCATCGGGCGGCGCGGGCTGACGGCAGCCATCCAAGCGTCTGAGGGGCGGGGTCCGTATACCCAATTGTGGGAGGCGGCCCGAGAGGCGTTTGGCGTTTCGCATCCAAGCGACTTGATTCCACACGTCTACCGTTCGCCTCACCCGGTGAGCTTGGTCGCCAGCTTTTCCAAGTGGGTGCTTCAGTGTGCGCCCGACGATGACGTCGCACAGGCGATTGTCCACGAGGCGATTCGAGACCTTTCCGCGATGGTGGATGCTGTGTTCTCCCAACTTCCGGATAACATCGCTCCAAACGTGGTGGTGTCAGGAGGGTTGCTCGTCAACAGCCCGTTGATGGAGGACGGGTTGAGGCGTGCACAAACCAACAAAAACATCGTCGTGCTTCAGCGAAGCGCGGCGGCCGGTGCAGTCCTCAGAGCGATAAAACTCGATCTCTGCAGGCAGGCCGACATCATTCATTTCGCCTCTGTCGTCGAGTGGTGGAGATCCGCGGTTGACCGTTGCAAAGGTCTTTGA
- a CDS encoding serine hydrolase domain-containing protein — translation MKFDTDKLDFIGQTVRSEVESGRLPGAAFAAGVGEEVILQDAIGYAENHHGVVRLVEVDTLFDLASLTKVVATLPSILSLVDDGVIHLSQPLVEFFPDFATGDPRKEHVTVFHLLTHASGLPAHRPYYRTCQAPSDVVSAVLNEPLEAEPGSRVTYSDLGFMLLGELVRVVTGQRIDEYVRRRIFSPIGMCQTTYLPDASWHDRIAATEVQDGRGPKVGIVHDENAEAMGGISGHAGLFSRLSDVVRYIQAWLDPSCDVLSQSVRLSAVRCQTRGLNGARGLGWVCRGDTFDHMGDLWPTTAVGHTGFTGTSVAFDPISRLWFILLTNDVHYGRDRRITKRLRPRLHNLVVAAIRDVPWR, via the coding sequence ATGAAGTTTGACACCGACAAATTGGATTTCATCGGTCAAACCGTGCGGAGCGAGGTGGAGAGCGGCAGGCTCCCTGGCGCCGCGTTCGCGGCCGGGGTTGGGGAAGAAGTGATTCTCCAGGACGCCATCGGATACGCGGAGAACCACCATGGCGTCGTTCGGCTCGTGGAAGTCGACACGCTGTTTGACTTGGCATCGTTGACGAAGGTTGTGGCGACGTTGCCGAGCATTCTCAGCCTCGTGGATGACGGGGTGATTCATCTCTCGCAACCGCTGGTTGAGTTTTTTCCGGACTTCGCCACCGGGGACCCGAGAAAGGAGCACGTCACCGTCTTCCATCTCCTCACCCACGCCTCGGGACTCCCTGCCCATCGACCATACTACCGTACATGCCAAGCCCCGTCTGATGTGGTTTCTGCCGTGTTGAACGAACCCCTTGAAGCGGAACCGGGAAGCCGGGTGACCTACAGCGACCTCGGGTTCATGTTGCTTGGAGAATTGGTCCGAGTGGTCACGGGCCAGCGGATCGACGAGTATGTGAGGAGACGGATATTTTCCCCTATCGGAATGTGTCAAACGACGTATCTTCCGGACGCTTCATGGCATGACCGAATCGCTGCCACGGAAGTTCAAGATGGCCGTGGTCCAAAAGTGGGCATTGTCCACGACGAGAATGCCGAGGCGATGGGTGGTATCTCGGGCCACGCCGGACTGTTCAGCAGACTGTCGGATGTCGTGCGATACATACAAGCGTGGTTGGATCCGAGCTGCGATGTCCTGTCCCAATCCGTTCGTTTATCGGCCGTCCGCTGTCAGACCCGGGGATTGAACGGGGCGCGCGGGCTTGGATGGGTTTGTCGTGGAGACACTTTCGATCACATGGGCGATTTATGGCCAACCACCGCAGTCGGGCACACCGGGTTCACGGGGACAAGCGTCGCCTTCGATCCGATTTCGCGTTTGTGGTTCATCCTGCTGACGAATGACGTTCATTATGGCAGAGATCGCAGGATTACCAAACGCCTGCGTCCTAGGCTTCATAACCTGGTTGTCGCGGCGATTCGAGACGTACCGTGGCGGTGA
- a CDS encoding exo-beta-N-acetylmuramidase NamZ domain-containing protein: MVRLGIERLVTDERHVLSGKRVGLVTHYAMVDRNFRCTVDILVNDHAWTVVKLFGPEHGLLNCGKEGEEIFTQIDEHTGLVAFSLYGHQYKPTAEMLEGVDVLVIDLPDIGSRYYTNISTMAYCLEACAGVGIPCVVLDRPNPIGGAVREGNLQEPGYLSFVGFFPLPNRHGLTMGELAVLYNSTLTPSCDLTVIRMEGWQRRYMLPDTGFPFIPVSMNTTNLDMALLYPGTCLFEGTNISEGRGTAHPFEFIGAPFIDGHQVAARFNALKLPGVVARPVYFVPTYQKYNGELCQGVQLHVVDRESLQPVRTGVLLMQLIAEMYPESFAFRERRKDGRLAFDLLAGTDRLRRWIATGEANRYLEEAASEVEAFNEQVRDVSLYS; this comes from the coding sequence ATGGTGAGGCTTGGCATTGAACGCCTAGTGACCGATGAGAGGCATGTATTATCCGGGAAACGCGTTGGACTGGTCACGCACTACGCCATGGTCGACCGAAACTTCCGGTGCACCGTGGACATTCTCGTCAACGATCACGCATGGACGGTCGTGAAGTTATTCGGCCCTGAGCATGGTCTGCTCAACTGCGGCAAAGAGGGCGAGGAGATCTTCACACAGATCGACGAGCACACGGGATTGGTCGCGTTCAGCCTGTACGGGCACCAGTACAAGCCGACAGCCGAAATGTTGGAGGGCGTCGATGTGCTGGTCATCGATCTCCCGGACATCGGATCGCGCTACTACACAAACATCAGCACGATGGCGTACTGCTTGGAGGCTTGTGCAGGAGTTGGAATACCGTGTGTGGTGCTGGATCGCCCGAATCCGATCGGCGGCGCGGTTCGGGAAGGGAACTTGCAGGAGCCCGGCTATCTGTCGTTCGTTGGTTTTTTTCCGTTGCCGAACCGGCACGGCCTCACCATGGGAGAACTCGCCGTTCTGTACAATTCGACCTTAACCCCATCGTGTGATTTGACAGTCATCCGGATGGAAGGATGGCAACGACGCTACATGCTCCCGGACACGGGATTTCCCTTTATTCCCGTTTCCATGAACACGACAAATCTGGACATGGCCCTGCTTTATCCGGGGACGTGTTTGTTTGAAGGGACCAACATCAGCGAAGGACGCGGAACGGCTCATCCGTTCGAATTCATCGGGGCCCCGTTCATCGACGGACATCAGGTCGCAGCGCGTTTCAACGCGCTCAAGCTCCCGGGTGTGGTGGCCCGCCCGGTCTACTTTGTACCCACCTATCAGAAATACAACGGTGAGCTGTGTCAGGGTGTGCAACTCCACGTGGTGGACAGGGAATCTTTGCAGCCCGTGCGCACGGGGGTCTTGCTCATGCAATTGATCGCGGAGATGTACCCGGAATCGTTTGCGTTCCGGGAACGACGCAAGGACGGCAGGCTCGCGTTCGACCTGTTGGCGGGTACGGATCGACTCCGACGATGGATCGCGACCGGGGAGGCAAATCGTTATTTGGAAGAGGCCGCTTCTGAAGTGGAGGCATTCAATGAACAAGTGAGGGATGTATCCCTTTATTCGTGA
- a CDS encoding protein phosphatase 2C domain-containing protein → MVQVRRVELYSLQGAKPLNEDAFAVNPVARIYGVFDGATSVTDWHDVQGRTGGYLAAHLFRKHFEELTQPANLRCEILTANGELRRAMLAAQVDVADKTKLWCTCAAVVGVQSGQVEFAQLGDCMILGLRDDGSYEVYTTDTVEGISERAHRHRLERLKAGEEIDLEDYTDPARAALYNRTLANTPWGYTVANGTDEVKDGVQVGVIDPVGLEQLIIVSDGLLYPDHGGPRADWDRTARLIRRHGMASYIAHVVSLEHDLGIRPDDKTALVLHFISRDTQGHDVRCAIAW, encoded by the coding sequence ATGGTACAGGTCCGTCGCGTGGAGTTGTATAGCCTCCAAGGGGCCAAGCCGCTCAACGAGGATGCTTTTGCCGTGAACCCGGTAGCCCGTATCTATGGGGTGTTTGATGGCGCGACTTCCGTCACGGACTGGCATGACGTACAGGGCAGGACCGGTGGATATTTGGCTGCCCATCTCTTTCGCAAACATTTCGAGGAACTGACTCAACCGGCAAACCTAAGATGTGAAATCCTGACCGCGAATGGGGAATTACGCCGAGCGATGCTCGCCGCTCAGGTGGATGTCGCGGACAAGACGAAACTGTGGTGCACGTGTGCAGCGGTTGTGGGCGTCCAATCGGGGCAGGTGGAGTTCGCGCAGTTGGGGGACTGTATGATCCTCGGCTTGAGAGACGACGGATCGTACGAAGTCTACACGACGGACACGGTGGAAGGGATATCGGAGCGGGCGCATCGTCATAGGCTGGAGCGCTTGAAGGCAGGAGAGGAGATCGACCTTGAGGACTATACCGATCCTGCGCGGGCCGCCCTGTACAACCGCACCCTGGCCAACACGCCGTGGGGCTACACGGTCGCCAATGGCACCGATGAGGTGAAGGATGGTGTGCAGGTCGGCGTGATCGATCCGGTTGGACTTGAACAACTCATCATCGTCTCAGATGGCCTGTTGTACCCGGACCATGGCGGCCCGAGAGCGGATTGGGATCGGACTGCACGACTCATCCGAAGGCACGGAATGGCGTCCTACATTGCACACGTGGTGTCTCTGGAACACGACCTCGGCATCCGGCCGGACGACAAGACTGCGCTCGTACTGCATTTTATCTCACGTGACACACAGGGTCATGATGTGAGGTGCGCCATCGCATGGTGA
- a CDS encoding ABC transporter substrate-binding protein, producing MLKLKKLMASIASVCMSGFMLAGCGGNPNSTDNSSNSNSGSQTTVTIWSWRSQDAPLWQQVQDALNKNGANVKIDFRAIQPTSYNSVLQTAMDGGKGPDLMYMRAGLGVQQYAAANMLMPLDGLVDFSQVNKGALSEAQYQGKTYGVPFAIQTMEVFYNKDIFAKYNLSEPKTWDDFIKICQTLKSNGVTPIAAMGIQPWTLALASDEVTATLLGNDFAQKLVQKQVTLDSPEYIDALAHYQQLADYFEPNFKAVGSSGDEADQMFALGKSAMVLDGIFNVPKMLKFNPNLHLGAFLIPPVDPSKQHAQIEWYDDGAISVNSKISDPKVQKAAEEIIKYTATKEFGQAFSNIAGEISPIAGVEIPSKFPLSVQAYQWYQTVPINPPIGIRSPLDIPPPTPINQTTNAANTTMGIYSAKQQVIVQMLAKELTPEQTAKKLQDMVSWYFKK from the coding sequence ATGTTGAAACTAAAGAAGCTTATGGCTTCGATCGCGAGCGTCTGTATGAGTGGCTTTATGCTCGCTGGATGTGGTGGGAATCCAAACTCCACAGACAACAGTTCGAATTCCAATTCGGGCTCGCAGACGACGGTCACCATCTGGTCGTGGCGTTCTCAAGATGCCCCGCTTTGGCAGCAAGTCCAAGATGCTCTCAATAAGAACGGGGCCAACGTGAAGATCGATTTCCGCGCGATACAGCCGACAAGTTATAACTCGGTTCTGCAAACGGCCATGGACGGCGGCAAGGGGCCTGACCTCATGTATATGCGGGCTGGCCTGGGTGTTCAACAGTATGCAGCTGCCAACATGTTGATGCCATTGGATGGTCTCGTGGACTTTTCACAGGTCAACAAGGGTGCCCTGTCGGAAGCGCAGTATCAGGGAAAGACGTATGGCGTCCCGTTCGCAATTCAGACGATGGAGGTGTTCTATAACAAGGACATCTTCGCCAAGTACAACCTGTCTGAACCCAAGACGTGGGACGATTTCATCAAGATCTGTCAGACGCTCAAGTCGAACGGTGTGACTCCAATCGCTGCGATGGGCATTCAGCCATGGACGTTGGCGCTTGCGTCTGATGAAGTGACGGCCACCCTGCTTGGCAACGACTTTGCACAAAAACTCGTTCAGAAACAGGTGACGCTTGACTCGCCAGAGTACATCGACGCCTTGGCCCACTACCAGCAGCTGGCCGATTACTTCGAGCCGAACTTTAAAGCCGTCGGTTCTTCCGGTGATGAAGCGGATCAGATGTTTGCGCTCGGCAAGTCAGCGATGGTCCTCGACGGGATTTTTAACGTGCCGAAAATGTTGAAGTTCAATCCGAACCTTCATCTTGGGGCCTTCCTCATCCCGCCGGTGGATCCGTCGAAACAGCATGCCCAGATTGAATGGTACGACGACGGCGCGATTTCGGTGAACAGCAAAATATCGGACCCGAAGGTGCAAAAAGCGGCGGAGGAGATCATCAAGTACACGGCCACCAAGGAATTTGGGCAGGCGTTCTCCAACATCGCAGGGGAGATCTCGCCCATCGCCGGCGTCGAGATCCCGTCCAAGTTCCCGCTGTCCGTTCAGGCTTACCAGTGGTACCAGACGGTCCCGATCAATCCGCCCATCGGGATCCGCAGCCCGCTGGACATTCCGCCTCCGACGCCGATCAACCAGACCACCAACGCAGCGAACACGACGATGGGCATCTACAGTGCGAAGCAACAAGTTATCGTGCAGATGCTCGCGAAGGAGCTCACACCTGAGCAGACGGCCAAGAAGCTGCAGGATATGGTGTCCTGGTATTTCAAAAAATGA
- a CDS encoding carbohydrate ABC transporter permease, giving the protein MQAKRPWIQYVILVIYALIVILPLLNLVFLSFKDLAGIAQHPFGPPVAWHWSNYAEAWTQGNLLTYLVNTAIVAVLSVFIIIMFSSAAAYVIARFEFRGNQLIYLTFLAGLALPIQMIAIPLFILMRHLNLLDHLLSVILIYSASGLSFSVFLLVNFIRSVPRDLEEAAFLDGANHWQVYTRVILPLIRPSLTTVGLLNFIHSWNGFFFPLILLSNPEHMTVAVGVLSFIGEYATQWNLLLPALVIVMLPTIIVFVIASRQFIRNMTAGAIKI; this is encoded by the coding sequence ATGCAGGCAAAGCGGCCTTGGATTCAGTACGTCATCCTGGTGATCTACGCGTTGATTGTCATTCTTCCATTGCTCAACTTGGTCTTTCTCTCTTTCAAAGATTTGGCGGGGATCGCCCAGCATCCGTTCGGTCCGCCCGTGGCGTGGCACTGGTCGAATTACGCCGAGGCCTGGACGCAGGGCAACCTGCTCACGTACTTGGTCAATACGGCCATCGTGGCCGTGCTGTCCGTGTTCATCATCATCATGTTTTCGTCGGCAGCGGCGTATGTCATCGCGAGATTTGAGTTTCGCGGCAACCAGTTGATTTACCTCACGTTCTTGGCAGGGCTTGCGCTGCCCATTCAGATGATTGCCATCCCGCTATTCATTTTGATGAGGCATCTCAATCTGTTGGACCACCTGCTCTCCGTCATTCTGATCTATTCCGCGAGCGGGCTGTCCTTCAGTGTGTTTCTGCTGGTCAATTTCATTCGCAGCGTACCGAGAGATTTGGAGGAGGCCGCCTTTCTGGATGGTGCCAATCACTGGCAGGTATACACCCGCGTGATTCTGCCCTTGATTCGCCCATCTCTTACCACTGTTGGGCTGTTGAACTTCATTCACTCGTGGAACGGCTTCTTCTTCCCTCTCATCCTTCTGTCCAATCCTGAACACATGACCGTGGCCGTCGGGGTCCTGTCTTTCATCGGGGAGTACGCGACACAGTGGAACCTCCTGCTCCCCGCACTGGTGATTGTCATGTTACCCACCATCATCGTCTTTGTCATCGCCTCCCGTCAGTTCATTCGAAACATGACTGCCGGTGCGATAAAAATCTGA